From a single Acidimicrobiales bacterium genomic region:
- the hemB gene encoding porphobilinogen synthase, whose amino-acid sequence MSFPSRRMRRLRRTPALRRLVAETRLSVDDLVAPLFVREGIDEPRPIASLPGVVQHTRESLRKEVAALADLGVPAVILFGVPATKDPEGSGAWDPDGIVQLALRDLRDEVGSRVVLLADLCLDEYTDHGHCGVVDEAGEVDNDATVELYARTAVAQAEAGADVVAPSGMMDGQVAAIRASLDGTGHEAVAILAYAAKYASALYGPFREAVDVTIAAGGDRKGYQQDPSNAREALEEIRMDVAEGADMVMVKPALAYLDVIARARAEVNVPLAAYHVSGEYAMVKAAAERGWLDGTAVALEHLTAVKRAGADLILTYFARELAETLGA is encoded by the coding sequence GTGAGCTTCCCGTCGCGCCGGATGCGCCGCCTGCGCCGCACCCCGGCCCTGCGCCGGCTGGTGGCCGAGACCCGGCTGTCGGTCGACGACCTCGTCGCCCCGCTCTTCGTGCGCGAGGGCATCGACGAGCCCCGGCCGATCGCCTCGCTGCCCGGCGTCGTCCAGCACACCCGCGAGTCGCTGCGCAAGGAGGTCGCCGCCCTCGCCGACCTCGGCGTCCCGGCCGTGATCCTCTTCGGCGTCCCAGCCACCAAGGACCCGGAGGGGTCGGGCGCGTGGGACCCCGACGGCATCGTCCAGCTGGCGCTGCGCGACCTGCGCGACGAGGTCGGCTCCCGGGTCGTGCTGCTCGCCGACCTCTGCCTCGACGAGTACACCGACCACGGGCACTGCGGCGTGGTCGACGAGGCCGGCGAGGTCGACAACGACGCCACCGTCGAGCTGTACGCCCGCACGGCCGTCGCCCAGGCCGAGGCCGGGGCCGACGTGGTCGCCCCGTCCGGGATGATGGACGGGCAGGTGGCCGCCATCCGCGCCTCGCTCGACGGCACCGGCCACGAGGCGGTGGCGATCCTCGCCTACGCGGCCAAGTACGCGTCCGCGCTGTACGGGCCGTTCAGGGAGGCCGTCGACGTCACGATCGCCGCCGGCGGCGACCGCAAGGGGTACCAGCAGGACCCGAGCAACGCCCGCGAGGCGCTCGAGGAGATCCGGATGGACGTGGCCGAGGGCGCCGACATGGTCATGGTCAAGCCCGCGCTCGCCTACCTCGACGTGATCGCGCGGGCGAGGGCCGAGGTGAACGTGCCCCTCGCCGCCTACCACGTGTCGGGCGAGTACGCGATGGTCAAGGCGGCCGCCGAGCGGGGCTGGCTCGACGGCACGGCGGTGGCGCTCGAGCACCTGACGGCGGTCAAGCGGGCCGGCGCCGACCTGATCCTCACCTACTTCGCGCGCGAGCTGGCCGAGACGC